GGCGCGCCGATCTACGGCAAGATCGACGCCGAACTGGCCGCGGCCTTCATGTCGATCAACGCCTCCAAGGGCGTGGAGATCGGCGCCGGTTTCGCCGCCGCGAGCCTGACCGGGGAAGAGAACGCCGACCAGATGCGGATGGGCAACGACGGTCCGATCTTCCTGTCGAACAACGCTGGCGGCGTGCTGGCGGGCATCTCCACCGGCCAGGCGATCACCGCGCGCGTCGCCTTCAAGCCGACGTCCTCGATCCTGACCCCGCGCGGCAGCCTGAACGAAGCCGGCGAAGAGGTGGAGGTCCGCACCAAGGGCCGGCACGATCCCTGCGTCGCCCTGCGCGCCGTGCCGATCGTCGAGGCGATGATGGCCTGCGTCCTGGCCGACGCCTTCCTGCGCCACCGCGGCCAGCTGGGTCGCGACGCGTTCAAGCCGGGCGAAGCCTAGATGTTGAGCCCGCCAGGCATCGCGACGGTCATGACTTGCGCTCTGGTCCTCGCGGCCCCGCACCCGGCCGCCGCTCAGCAGCCCTCAAAGCCGGGCGAAGGGGTGATGTGCCTGCTGGCCCTTACCGCAGCGGCCAGCCGCGTCGCCCAGGTATGCCATCCAGGCGAGGCGCTCGACCTCGCCAAGGAACTTCACGCCGGCGCCGACCGGCTGGGGCGCTACGTGGTTGAGAATGGGTGGTCTGTCGCTGAGCTCGACCAATTCCTACGTCAACAGGGGCGGGTCGATGCGCCGCCCGAGATGATTTGCCAAACAGCGGCTGAGACGGTCTACCAGTCCTTTCGCGGCGATCCGGACGCGCTGGCCGCGAGCGTCGCCGCAGCGACCGCTCAAGCCGGCCGGCCGACCTGGGGCGACTGCCTGTAGGCGTTTCGTTGCAATGACGCCCCGATGGGCGCTTTGCAGAACATTTGGCCGCGAGCGACAAAGGCCCATCGAACCGGCGCCTTGGCCGTGCGAAGGGACCGCCATGTCTGAGTCCTCCGCACCCGGCCTGAGCCGCGCCGCTGTCGCGCTTGTCCTGATCTCGCTTGCGGTCGGCGGCTTCGCCATCGGCGTCGGCGAGTTCGCCAGCATGAGCGTATTGCCGGACTTCGCGCATGCGTTCGGGATCGACGAGCCGCATGCCGCGCACGCGATCAGCGCCTACGCTCTGGGCGTGGTGGTGGGCGCGCCGCTGCTGGCGGTGTTGGGATCGCGGACGCCGCGGTGGCTGTTGCTCGCGGCCCTGATGGGGATGTTCGCCGTCGGCAACATGCTGAGCGCCGCCTCGCCGACTTTCGCGTGGATGGTCATCTTCCGGTTTCTCGCCGGCCTGCCGCACGGGGCTTATTTCGGAGTGGCGGCGCTGGTCGCGGCCTCAGTGGTTTCGCCAGCGGTGCGCACCCGGGCTGTCGCCAGCATCCTGGCCGGCCTGACGGTCGCCACGGTGATCGGCGTGCCTGTGGCCACGGTCATCGGCCATGAATTTGGCTGGCGCTGGACCTTCGTCTGTGTGGCGGTGCTGGCCCTGCTCACGGCCACCCTGGTCCTGTTGTTCGCGCCTCGCGAGGCCGCCGCGGCGGGCGCCAGTCCATTGCGCGAGCTGGGGGCGCTGAAGAACGCCCAGGTCTGGCTGACTCTGGGGATCGGGGCGATCGGCTTTGGCGGCATGTTCGCGGTCTACGCCTACCTGGCCTCGACCCTGACTTTCGTGACGGGCGTCGGCATCACCGTCATGCCTTACGTCTTTGCGGCCTTCGGCGTAGGCATGTTCGCCGGCAACATGATCGGCGCCTGGGCCGCCGACCACTTCGGCATGAAGGCCGGTGCGGTGCTACTGATCTGGAGCGCTGCGATGCTGGCGCTCTACCCCGCAGCCGCCCATTCGCTGCCGACCATCATCCTGATCGTCGCCTTGATCGGCGGCGGCGGCGGCCTGGCGTCCGTCCTGCAGACCCGGCTGATGGATGTGGCGGGCGAGGCGCAGACGCTCGCGGCGGCGCTAAACCACTCGGCCTTCAATGTGGCCAATGCGCTGGGCCCGTTCCTGGGCGGACTGACCATCGCCGCGGGCTTCGGCTGGACATCTACGGCCTGGGTCGGCGTCGGCCTGGCGCTGGTGGGCCTGGCGATCTGGGCCGTGGCCATGCGGGTCCCGACCGCGACACCCACACACTAGGCTTGGCGCGTCCTCTCTGAATGGGCTATGCTTGCGTCGTCTTAGGTCTTCTTGAGAGCCCCATGCGCCCATCGCGCCTGATCTCGGCTATGATGATTACCACCCGCCATAACGGATGGGGGCGAACCCGCGCGGCCTGAAGGCTTCGTTGATCGCTAAGGACTTGCACCCCGCTCCGACCAGGACGCGGGGTTTTTCATGGGCCCTCCCCCGGTCGGATCCGACCCGAAGGAGACCCCATGCCCGCCCATCCCGTATACGACACGACCCTGAATTTCCTGGGCGGCCTCGCCGCCCCGCCCAGCCGATTGGAGGCGCGGGTCGCCAGCCGTGAAGGCATGCCGCTGCTCTGCCTGGTGGAGGCCGCCCTGTCGCACGGGCTGGCGACGTCGGCCGACCGTGAACTCGTCTGGTTGAGCGACGCGCCGCCCGCCGGTCGCAACCTCCTGTCCCTGCGCGCCTTCGGCGCCGACCGCACCCTGCTTGCCGAGACGACGCATGAGTTCCCGAGCCTGGAGACGGCCGAATGAGCGGCCGGTCGCCGGCGCGGGTTTTGTGTCAAACCCTGTCACGGCCCTGTCCCGGCGCCCGCGCAGTCCCTACATAGGCGCGCAGGGAGACCTTGAATGAACCGCGTAACGAACAAGATCACGTCGGCGATCGGCATCAGCCTGGTGGTGGCGCTTCTGGCTGCCGGCCCCGCTGACGCCCGGCGCGCCGGCAGCTTCGGCAGCCGTGGCGCACGGACCTATCAAGCGCCGCCTCCCACGCGCACCGCGCCTGACCAGACCGCGCCTGTCCAGCGCAGCATGACGGCCCCGCCGTCGAAGGCCGCCCAGCCGGGCCAACCGACGCCGGCCGCCGGCGCGCAGGCCCAGGCCCCGCGCCGCGGCGGCTTCCTGGGCGGCATGGGCGGCGGGATTCTCGGCGGCCTGGTGGCTGGCGGCCTGATCGGCATGCTGATGGGCCATGGCTTCGGCGGCATGGCCGGCATGAGCAACATGCTGATGCAGCTGGCGATCATCGGCCTGGGCGCCTGGCTGCTGATGACCCTCTACCGTCGCTTCCGTTCGAAGCCGGCGCTGGCCAACGCTGGCGCGGGCCCGTCCTACGGCCAACGCGAGGCGAATTACGCCCAGCGCGAGACCAGCAGCCCAGATCGCGGTTCGGTCCCCTTCGGCGGCAGCTTCCAACGCCAGGAACAGACCTCGACGACCTATGCGCCCTATGAATCCGAGGCCGAGGCCACCCACGAGATCGGCCTGACCCAGGCCGACCGCGACGCCTTTGAACGGCTGCTCGGCGAAGTGCAGGACGCCTTCGCCCGCGAGGACTACGCCGCCCTGCGTGAGCGTACGACGCCCGAAATCATGTCCTACCTCTCCGAAGAGCTAAGCCAGAACGCGACGCAGGGTCGCCGCAACGCCGTGGCTGACACGCGCCTGTTGCAGGCCGACATCGCCGAAGCCTGGGGCGAGGCCGGCGCCGACTACGCCACGGCGGCCATGCGCTATGAGAGCATTGACGTCATGCGCGACCGCCAGACCGGCGCGGTGCTATCGGGGGATCCAGAA
This is a stretch of genomic DNA from Phenylobacterium immobile (ATCC 35973). It encodes these proteins:
- a CDS encoding MFS transporter, yielding MSESSAPGLSRAAVALVLISLAVGGFAIGVGEFASMSVLPDFAHAFGIDEPHAAHAISAYALGVVVGAPLLAVLGSRTPRWLLLAALMGMFAVGNMLSAASPTFAWMVIFRFLAGLPHGAYFGVAALVAASVVSPAVRTRAVASILAGLTVATVIGVPVATVIGHEFGWRWTFVCVAVLALLTATLVLLFAPREAAAAGASPLRELGALKNAQVWLTLGIGAIGFGGMFAVYAYLASTLTFVTGVGITVMPYVFAAFGVGMFAGNMIGAWAADHFGMKAGAVLLIWSAAMLALYPAAAHSLPTIILIVALIGGGGGLASVLQTRLMDVAGEAQTLAAALNHSAFNVANALGPFLGGLTIAAGFGWTSTAWVGVGLALVGLAIWAVAMRVPTATPTH
- a CDS encoding TIM44-like domain-containing protein; this encodes MNRVTNKITSAIGISLVVALLAAGPADARRAGSFGSRGARTYQAPPPTRTAPDQTAPVQRSMTAPPSKAAQPGQPTPAAGAQAQAPRRGGFLGGMGGGILGGLVAGGLIGMLMGHGFGGMAGMSNMLMQLAIIGLGAWLLMTLYRRFRSKPALANAGAGPSYGQREANYAQRETSSPDRGSVPFGGSFQRQEQTSTTYAPYESEAEATHEIGLTQADRDAFERLLGEVQDAFAREDYAALRERTTPEIMSYLSEELSQNATQGRRNAVADTRLLQADIAEAWGEAGADYATAAMRYESIDVMRDRQTGAVLSGDPERPTETVELWTFVRGRGASDWKLSAIQEA